One window of the Streptomyces asoensis genome contains the following:
- a CDS encoding LysR substrate-binding domain-containing protein, with product MLDLRQLRYFVAVAEAEHVGRAAERLHISQSPLSRQIAQLEKNLGLTLFERSQQRIRLTSDGRVFLTEAHALLRHADRLENLGRRLGRGEEGGLCIGYVTDAMHTGTLPTALRTLRDQHPGIHVALYDQESAEQFEGLRQRSLDIALVRTPPPEDDPDLNAAPLLKDPLLLALPADHSLAGQEELPPNALDGQPWIAVGDSQDPAWRDTFVASCVASGFTPDIRLDAADPLTALGLVASGLGLALIQKSMMRGTTDGVAVRELPWHGGSVQLWAAWHRVDLRPVVAAFRETVLAGRGAV from the coding sequence ATGCTCGACCTGCGCCAACTCCGCTACTTCGTCGCCGTCGCCGAGGCCGAACACGTCGGCCGTGCCGCTGAGCGGCTGCACATCTCCCAGTCGCCTCTCAGCCGGCAGATCGCCCAGCTCGAGAAGAACCTGGGCCTTACCCTTTTCGAACGCAGCCAGCAGCGCATCCGGCTGACCTCCGACGGCCGTGTCTTCCTGACCGAGGCACATGCCCTGCTGCGCCACGCGGACCGGCTGGAGAACCTCGGCCGGCGGCTCGGCCGTGGCGAGGAGGGCGGCCTGTGCATCGGCTACGTGACCGACGCCATGCACACGGGTACCCTGCCCACCGCCCTGCGCACACTGCGCGATCAACACCCGGGCATTCACGTTGCGCTGTACGACCAGGAATCGGCCGAGCAGTTCGAGGGACTGCGCCAGCGCAGCCTGGACATCGCGCTGGTGCGCACGCCGCCGCCCGAGGACGACCCGGACCTGAACGCGGCCCCATTGCTGAAGGATCCCTTGCTGCTCGCGCTGCCCGCGGACCATTCCCTCGCGGGGCAGGAGGAGTTGCCCCCCAACGCCCTTGACGGGCAGCCGTGGATCGCGGTGGGCGACTCCCAGGACCCGGCCTGGCGCGACACGTTCGTCGCGTCGTGCGTAGCCTCCGGCTTCACTCCGGACATCCGTCTCGACGCAGCCGATCCACTCACCGCACTGGGCCTGGTCGCCTCCGGTCTCGGCCTCGCGCTCATCCAGAAGAGCATGATGCGCGGCACGACCGACGGCGTCGCGGTACGCGAACTGCCCTGGCACGGAGGGTCTGTTCAGCTGTGGGCGGCCTGGCACCGGGTCGATCTCCGGCCCGTGGTGGCCGCATTCCGCGAAACGGTCCTCGCGGGCCGGGGTGCCGTCTGA
- a CDS encoding aldo/keto reductase — MSIKPHLPGALGFGTAPLGNMFRAIPDEEAAATVEAAWDQGIRYFDTAPFYGAGLSEIRLGDVLAQHPRDEFVLSTKVGRVIFDEIEDPAVRDLGEKGGLFEHGRPNKMVNDYTADATLRSIEDSLKRLRTDRLDIVWVHDVAQDFYGDEWLAVYETARTGAFRVLETLREEGVIKAWGLGVNRVEPLELTLDLDEPKPDAFLLAGRYTLLDHDRALQRLLPAAADQDVDVVVGGPYSSGILAGGTHFEYQKAPAHIIDKVQRIKALADRHGVGIKSAALQFSLAHPATAAVIPGATKPGRISEDIAALGETIPAAFWTDLREGRLIAQDAPVPAA, encoded by the coding sequence ATGAGCATCAAGCCCCACCTGCCCGGCGCCCTCGGCTTCGGCACCGCACCGCTCGGCAACATGTTCCGCGCCATCCCCGACGAGGAGGCGGCAGCCACCGTCGAAGCCGCCTGGGACCAGGGCATTCGCTACTTCGACACCGCCCCCTTCTACGGCGCCGGCCTTTCCGAGATCCGGCTCGGCGACGTACTGGCGCAGCACCCCCGGGACGAGTTCGTCCTCAGCACGAAGGTCGGCCGCGTCATCTTCGACGAGATCGAGGACCCGGCCGTACGCGACCTCGGCGAGAAGGGCGGCCTCTTCGAACACGGTCGCCCGAACAAGATGGTCAACGACTACACCGCCGACGCCACCCTCCGCTCCATCGAGGACAGCCTCAAGCGCCTCCGGACAGACCGCCTCGACATCGTGTGGGTGCATGACGTCGCCCAGGACTTCTACGGAGACGAGTGGCTGGCCGTCTATGAGACCGCGCGCACCGGCGCGTTCCGCGTCCTGGAGACGCTGCGCGAGGAGGGCGTCATCAAGGCCTGGGGCCTGGGCGTCAACCGCGTGGAACCCCTGGAGCTCACCCTCGACCTGGACGAGCCGAAGCCCGACGCCTTCCTGCTCGCCGGTCGCTACACCCTCCTCGACCATGACCGGGCCCTCCAGCGCCTGCTGCCGGCCGCTGCCGACCAGGACGTCGACGTCGTGGTCGGCGGCCCCTACAGCTCGGGCATCCTCGCCGGAGGAACGCACTTCGAGTACCAGAAGGCACCCGCGCACATCATCGACAAGGTGCAGCGGATCAAGGCGCTTGCCGATCGGCACGGGGTCGGTATCAAGTCCGCCGCGCTCCAGTTCTCCCTCGCCCATCCGGCGACGGCGGCTGTGATCCCCGGCGCCACCAAGCCCGGTCGCATCTCCGAGGACATCGCCGCTCTCGGCGAGACGATCCCGGCCGCGTTCTGGACGGATCTGCGCGAGGGGCGGCTGATAGCGCAAGACGCTCCCGTACCCGCCGCCTGA
- a CDS encoding SRPBCC family protein translates to MATTTASLDIPASPERVWQLIGGFDSLPDWLPYIPTSELSDGGRVRSLRNEDGGVIVERLEAFDDKARTYSYSILQAPFPVTGYLSTLTVHETPGQDTARVEWSGTFTPDGISDDEAIALFHGIYADGLAALNHTLTVPDQRV, encoded by the coding sequence GTGGCCACGACCACCGCATCCCTCGACATCCCCGCCTCGCCCGAACGCGTCTGGCAGCTCATCGGCGGCTTCGACTCACTGCCTGACTGGCTGCCCTACATCCCCACCAGCGAGCTCAGTGACGGCGGACGCGTCCGCAGTCTCAGGAACGAGGACGGCGGCGTGATCGTCGAACGCCTCGAAGCCTTCGACGACAAGGCCCGCACCTACAGCTACTCCATCCTCCAGGCTCCCTTCCCCGTCACCGGCTACCTCTCCACCCTCACGGTGCACGAGACGCCCGGGCAGGACACGGCCCGCGTGGAGTGGTCCGGCACCTTCACACCGGACGGCATCAGCGACGACGAGGCCATCGCCCTGTTCCACGGTATCTATGCGGACGGCCTCGCGGCGCTGAACCACACGCTCACCGTTCCTGACCAGCGTGTATAA